The genomic DNA CTATTATTCCTCACTTTTTTCTTCCTCATCGAGTGAAATATCTTGAAATACAAAACGAACAACTAAACTAAGTAAAATAACCATAACGATAAATCCAACGATACAGCTATAAAAAAACCATGTGGGAAAACCGAATACATATGTATATTCACTCGGATTTTTACTACCAAGCCCATAAGCGAATCCGTACCATATTATAAAATTAATAATAGCAAGTCCAAGACCAATTAACGCTTCTCTATGGGCTATTCGAAAGCGTGGATCATCATGATAATCTTTCATTTTTCCCCCTCCTCTCACGATGTATTATTGTACCATTGTTCTTCTAGTTTTTCCTACTAGAAAGCAAAAACAAGCAGGATTTTTTACAATCATATAGAAGGTTCTGTTACATTACATATTTTTTACAATTGTAACACAAATGAAATTTGAATTTTCAGTATTTATTAATTATGATTTTAATTAGAGGCTTTCCATCTAGTTTCCACATCCTTGATTTCGGAATAAGCGCCGTCTCGTACTGCGTTTACATTATATTTTCAAGGGGGTTATACAATGAGTCAACTAGCTGTAAATCTTCATGAAAAGGTAGAAAATTTTCTTCAAGGTACAAAAAAGTTATATGTGAATGGATCTTTCATTGAAAGCGCTTCCGGAAAAACATTTAAAACACCTAACCCAGCAACTGGTGAAACACTTGCCGTCGTTTCTGAAGCTGGTCGTGAAGATATTCATAAAGCTGTAGTCGCAGCTCGTATGGCTTTTGACGAAGGTCCTTGGTCTCGTATGAGCACTGCTGAGCGAAGCCGTCTCATGTACAAGTTAGCTGATTTAATGGAAGAACATAAAGAAGAGCTTGCACAGCTCGAAACATTAGATAACGGAAAGCCAATCCGTGAAACAATGGCAGCAGACATACCACTTGCAATTGAGCATATGCGCTATTACGCTGGCTGGGCTACGAAAATCGTTGGTCAAACAATTCCTGTTTCCGGTGATTACTTTAACTATACACGCCATGAAGCTGTTGGTGTCGTTGGTCAAATTATCCCTTGGAACTTCCCGCTTCTTATGGCAATGTGGAAAATGGGAGCAGCGCTTGCTACAGGATGTACAATCGTTTTAAAACCTGCAGAACAAACTCCACTATCTGCTCTATACTTAGCTGAATTAATTGAAGAAGCTGGATTCCCGAAAGGTGTTATTAATATCGTACCTGGATTCGGTGAATCAGCTGGACAAGCTCTCGTTAATCATCCACTCGTTGATAAAATTGCATTTACCGGTTCTACTCCTGTCGGTAAACAAATTATGCGACAAGCATCCGAATCATTAAAACGCGTTACACTTGAGTTAGGCGGTAAATCACCAAATATCATCTTGCCAGATGCTGATTTATCTCGCGCGATTCCTGGTGCACTTTCTGGTGTTATGTTTAACCAAGGACAAGTATGCTCTGCTGGATCACGCTTATTTGTTCCGAAGAAAATGTATGATAATGTCATGGCTGATCTCGTCCTTTATTCTAAAAAATTAAATCAAGGCGCTGGTCTAAGTCCAGAAACTACAATCGGTCCTCTCGTTTCCGAAGAACAACAAAAACGTGTAATGGGCTTCATTGAAAAAGGGATTGAAGAAGGCGCTGAAGTACTTTGCGGAGGAAATAATCCATTCGATCAAGGCTACTTCGTTTCTCCTACAGTATTCGCTGACGTAAATGACGAAATGACGATCGCAAAAGAAGAAATTTTCGGTCCAGTTATTTCTGCAATACCGTTTAACGATATTGATGAAGTAATTGAACGTGCGAATAAATCTCAATTTGGCTTAGCTGCTGGTGTATGGACAGAAAATGTTAAAACTGCACACTATGTTGCAAGTAAAGTACGTGCAGGTACAGTATGGGTAAACTGTTATAACGTCTTTGATGCAGCATCTCCATTTGGAGGATTTAAACAATCTGGTCTCGGCCGTGAAATGGGATCTTACGCATTAAATAACTATACAGAAGTGAAGAGCGTTTGGCTTAACTTAAATTAATGAGAAAGAACCTGACTTACCTGGTCAGGTTCTTTTCATTATGTATTCCTTTAAACTTGCAGTCCTCCGCTCACATTTAATACTTCACCTGTAATATAAGATGCGTATTCTGATGCTAAAAAGGCTGCTGCGTTCGCAATATCTTCTGGCGTTCCAATTCTACCAACTGGAATAGCGCCCACCATCTTTTCTTTCACTTTATCTGGTATCGTTTTTGTCATATCTGTATCCATAAACCCCGGACAAATCGCATTACAAGTAATACCGAAACTTCCAACTTCTTTCGCTGCTGTTTTTGTTAATCCTACAACTCCTGCCTTTGTAGCCGCATAATTTGCTTGACCTATGTTTCCTTCTCTACTAATTGAAGATATGTTAATAATGCGTCCATACCCTTGTTGTCTCATGTAAAGAAGCGCTGGTTGCATACAATAAAAAACTCCAGTTAAGTTCACTTGTAATACTTGTTCCCAAGCAGACTTCTCCATTTTATGTAACATTGCGTCTCTTGTAATTCCAGCATTATTCACCAAAATATGTAATGTACCAAATTTTTGAACCGCATATTCAATTAACGACTTTGCTTCATTTTGATTACTCACATCACATCGATATGAGCACACTTCATATCCTTCATCTGATAACTCACGTGTCGTCTTTTGTAGATTCTCTTCATTTACATCGCTAATTAATACTTTCGCCCCTAGTTTTGCATAAACCCTTGCAATCTCTTTTCCAATTCCCTGTGCAGCTCCTGTTACAACAGCTGTTTTCCCATTTAAAAACTCCATTCCTATCCCCCATTTCTATTACTTATACTGTATATTTCGGCTTTTTGCTTTCCAATTCCTCTTTGTATAAAAAAGTCTATTTGTGTCAAACTAACTTTGCAACGTCGCATAAACGCAAGGAGATTGTGTCGAATGAACAAAAAGAATTTCAAACAAAGCAAAGCAACTGATGGCATTGATGTTGAGTTCTCTCGCGAACTCGCTGACCACAATGACTTAGAAGCAAACGCACGTGCAAATGCCGCTGATGCACGTCAAAAACCCCAGTCAACCGAAAAATAAGGTACATCACAACCTTATTCTTTTCAAAAGGGACCTACTACCCAACAAAATAAACCGAGAGACATCTCTCGGTTTATTTTCTATATTTTTTTGTATAATGAGCCAAAGTAAGCAACGGATATATATGAGCATAACTATGATAACGAATATAAAACCCACCTGGTAAACCTGTTCCAGTAGGATATTTTTCATTTACATAAGGGTTGGAGAGCAAATATGAAATACCTTTTCGAATGATTGGTGTTTCTTTTTCATAGTAAGAAATGAGAGCATCTAACGCCCATGCCGTTTGTGATGGTGTACTAAACGGCAAAGTAACAAATCTTTTTTCCACACTACTTTGGCAAGATTCTCCCCAGCCACCATCTTCATGCTGTATATGTTCAAGCCATAAAGCTGCTCGTTTTAATGATGGATCGCTAGATGGTATTCCTAGTGACCGTAAACCAGTCAACACTGCCCATGTACCATATATATAACAAATTCCCCATTTCCCATACCATGATCCATTTTCCTCTTGTACATTCATTAACCAATTTATCGCACTTTGTTTTTGTTTCTCGGGCAATTCATTTTGCGCATATGTCCCAAAAAACTCTAGCACTCTTCCTGTAATATCTGGTGTAGAAGGATCTGTAATCATATCACTTGCATTTTCGATTGGTAAATTTGCTAATATACGGCTCGTTACCCCTTTTTCAAAAGCTCCCCAACCACCATCATTATTTTGCAATCCTTTAACCCAATTAACCGCTCTCTTCCAAGCATTATCTACATTTTCGTCCCCTCTACTTCGCGCCAGTGCTCTTAACACAGCAGTTGTATCATCAATATCTGGAATCATCGTATTCACATCCGAAAAGCCCCAACCACCTGGGAATAGATTCGGTGCATGTACACTCCAATCTACTTTCTTCGTTTGCTGTTTTCTTAGTAAATACGCTGATGCATTTTGAATCACTTTACTTGCTTTCGGAACTTGAGCTTCTTGCAAAGCATAACTGAGTAAAGCTGTATCCCATACAGTTGACGGAGAGTTTTGCAAATGGCTCCCTCTCTCCATCTTCCATATATAAGATGCGATTCCCGTTATAGCCTTCTGAATAATTGGCGATTGAATAGAATGCCCTAATGCAAGTAAAGCATAAATCATATAAAACGAGGCAGTTGCGTAACTATATAATGTTCCATTTTCATCAATACGCTCTTTCATAAAACGTTCTACTTCCTCATATCCTTTATGATGCAAAGAAAGTGGATACGTTATAATTTTCTTCACCTCACTTAATAACGTTTGAAAAACTGGAGACCGATCCTCCCGAAACCATTCTCCGCCCCCGCCTGCAATGTGATTTAAATTTGGCAATAACTTTTTCCCTACTCGAAATCGTTTATTTAAACACAACATCATCGGAATTAAATGGATACGTGCTGAGCTACTCAATTCAAATATACTGAGGGGGGAATCGTTCTGCAGAAACATTATTGGTGTTGGCAAATGAAAGAGAGAAGGATATTCATATTCTCCATGAATCGCTAATAAAAACTTCGTCATAAAATGAGCACGCGCCACCCCCCCGCGCTCATTTATAAACATTTCCGCTCGCTTCATATTCGCATCTTCTTTTGTATATTTTTCCGATGCAAGTAAGGCAGCATAAGATTGAATTGTAGCAGATAAATTACCACCCACTTCATCTTCATACAATTTCCATGTTCCTTCATTTGTTTGGAGTGATGCTAATCTTTTTACAAACGGTTCTATCTCTTTATCTCTACCTAATAATTTTAATAAAAAAATCATATGACAATCTGTTAGTGGCGCTCCTTCAAAACAAAACCGCCACGTACCATCTTGCCGTTGCATCGTTTGAAGTGCAGTTGTTCTTCTCGCTATTTCTTCATACACTTTTTCATATAATAACAAGTTACTCACCCACCCTTTCGAAATCCGTATAACGATATTCAAAAAGGTAGCTGAATATGTATGAAAACAAAGAAAAGCAGAACATATAAAATGTTCTGCTCATAAACAATATCCTACTCCGACAATAATCCCTAATAAAGCACCGACTACTACTTCATACGGTGTATGCCCAACAAGTTCATTTAACTTCTTATATTCTGTTTCTCTACCGTGAAAAAAGTCATTCAATATTTTTGCTTGTTTACTTACTGCAAGCCTTACTCCTGAAGCATCATACATTACAATAATGGCAAAAATAGCAGCAACCGCAAACATCGAGCTTTCCACACCTTCCACAACTCCAACTCCTGTAGCAAGCGCTGTAACTGTTGAAGCATGAGAACTTGGCATCCCACCTGAAGCAAAAAACTTTGCAAAATCAAATTCACCCGTTTTAACTAATTTAAAGACTACTTTCGTTAATTGTGCTAAAAACCATGAAATTACAGCTGCCATAAGCGGATCATTATGTAAAATTGTTTCCATGTTCTCAGCTCCTTACTGACTATAATGGAAATTCTATATAATATAAGTATAAAGAAAAATGCGTAGAAAATACTACGCATTATGATACTTTTGCTGATTTATTTTTTATAAATTTCGGTTGTTTCTGCACTAAAAACTTTGTTTTCGCTACCGAGAATACAAATAAAGCAACCCATATACAGAAAAATGCAATCATATGTGTAGATGTGAAATGTTCACCAAATACAAATACACCTAAAATTAAGCTAATTGTTGGCGCAATATATTGTAAAAATCCCACCATATAAAGCGGAATAAGTTGTGCTCCTTTTGCAAAATAAAATAGTGGTAATGCTGTTACAATACCTGCTCCTATTAAAAGTAACGTTGATAACATTGAAATAGATCCAAATGAGCCGAAACCATGTGCTCCTGTCATAACAAGATAAATGATCGCAAACGGCGTCACTAACATGGTTTCCATCGTAAGTCCAATTGTAGCATCATAGTTTAATAGTTTTTTCGTTAATCCGTATAATCCAAATGAAAAGGCAAGTGAAAGAGAAACCCACGGAATAGATCCGAAACGTACTGTTAAAATGACAACCCCTACTCCTGCTAAACCAACTGCAACATATTGCCAAAAGTTTAACTTTTCCTTTAAAACGACTGTACCAAGTAAAATACTAATAAGCGGATTAATATAATAGCCAAGACTCGCTTCAATAACATGATTATGATTAACGGCCCATATGTAAACAAACCAGTTTCCGCTAATCAAGACTGAAGCTATTGTTAATGACATTAATAATTTAGGTCGTTTAAAAAGATTCACAAATTCCCCAATAAACTGGCGAAACCTCTTCGTAACACCTAATACAAGTAACATAAAAACAAATGCCCAAACGATGCGGTGCGCTAATATTTCATCTGCTGGAACTTCCTCAACCCATTTCCAATAAATCGGTAGAATTCCCCACATCGTGTAAGCACCAGCCGCATATAGTATCCCTTTTTTTTGCTCTGCTGATTGACTCCCCATCTTCCTTTTTCTCCTCTTCTCATTTTTTCTCCATTATACGGTCTCACATGCTCACTTTACCAATAATCAATCTGCATTTCTTTCGACATTTCTCATACAACGAATAATAAACATACCGTTATTACAACAAGTAACGGT from Bacillus cereus G9842 includes the following:
- the rarD gene encoding EamA family transporter RarD yields the protein MGSQSAEQKKGILYAAGAYTMWGILPIYWKWVEEVPADEILAHRIVWAFVFMLLVLGVTKRFRQFIGEFVNLFKRPKLLMSLTIASVLISGNWFVYIWAVNHNHVIEASLGYYINPLISILLGTVVLKEKLNFWQYVAVGLAGVGVVILTVRFGSIPWVSLSLAFSFGLYGLTKKLLNYDATIGLTMETMLVTPFAIIYLVMTGAHGFGSFGSISMLSTLLLIGAGIVTALPLFYFAKGAQLIPLYMVGFLQYIAPTISLILGVFVFGEHFTSTHMIAFFCIWVALFVFSVAKTKFLVQKQPKFIKNKSAKVS
- a CDS encoding YfhD family protein — its product is MNKKNFKQSKATDGIDVEFSRELADHNDLEANARANAADARQKPQSTEK
- a CDS encoding divergent PAP2 family protein, with the protein product METILHNDPLMAAVISWFLAQLTKVVFKLVKTGEFDFAKFFASGGMPSSHASTVTALATGVGVVEGVESSMFAVAAIFAIIVMYDASGVRLAVSKQAKILNDFFHGRETEYKKLNELVGHTPYEVVVGALLGIIVGVGYCL
- a CDS encoding terpene cyclase/mutase family protein, which encodes MLLYEKVYEEIARRTTALQTMQRQDGTWRFCFEGAPLTDCHMIFLLKLLGRDKEIEPFVKRLASLQTNEGTWKLYEDEVGGNLSATIQSYAALLASEKYTKEDANMKRAEMFINERGGVARAHFMTKFLLAIHGEYEYPSLFHLPTPIMFLQNDSPLSIFELSSSARIHLIPMMLCLNKRFRVGKKLLPNLNHIAGGGGEWFREDRSPVFQTLLSEVKKIITYPLSLHHKGYEEVERFMKERIDENGTLYSYATASFYMIYALLALGHSIQSPIIQKAITGIASYIWKMERGSHLQNSPSTVWDTALLSYALQEAQVPKASKVIQNASAYLLRKQQTKKVDWSVHAPNLFPGGWGFSDVNTMIPDIDDTTAVLRALARSRGDENVDNAWKRAVNWVKGLQNNDGGWGAFEKGVTSRILANLPIENASDMITDPSTPDITGRVLEFFGTYAQNELPEKQKQSAINWLMNVQEENGSWYGKWGICYIYGTWAVLTGLRSLGIPSSDPSLKRAALWLEHIQHEDGGWGESCQSSVEKRFVTLPFSTPSQTAWALDALISYYEKETPIIRKGISYLLSNPYVNEKYPTGTGLPGGFYIRYHSYAHIYPLLTLAHYTKKYRK
- the fabG gene encoding 3-oxoacyl-ACP reductase FabG is translated as MEFLNGKTAVVTGAAQGIGKEIARVYAKLGAKVLISDVNEENLQKTTRELSDEGYEVCSYRCDVSNQNEAKSLIEYAVQKFGTLHILVNNAGITRDAMLHKMEKSAWEQVLQVNLTGVFYCMQPALLYMRQQGYGRIINISSISREGNIGQANYAATKAGVVGLTKTAAKEVGSFGITCNAICPGFMDTDMTKTIPDKVKEKMVGAIPVGRIGTPEDIANAAAFLASEYASYITGEVLNVSGGLQV
- the dhaS gene encoding aldehyde dehydrogenase DhaS, yielding MSQLAVNLHEKVENFLQGTKKLYVNGSFIESASGKTFKTPNPATGETLAVVSEAGREDIHKAVVAARMAFDEGPWSRMSTAERSRLMYKLADLMEEHKEELAQLETLDNGKPIRETMAADIPLAIEHMRYYAGWATKIVGQTIPVSGDYFNYTRHEAVGVVGQIIPWNFPLLMAMWKMGAALATGCTIVLKPAEQTPLSALYLAELIEEAGFPKGVINIVPGFGESAGQALVNHPLVDKIAFTGSTPVGKQIMRQASESLKRVTLELGGKSPNIILPDADLSRAIPGALSGVMFNQGQVCSAGSRLFVPKKMYDNVMADLVLYSKKLNQGAGLSPETTIGPLVSEEQQKRVMGFIEKGIEEGAEVLCGGNNPFDQGYFVSPTVFADVNDEMTIAKEEIFGPVISAIPFNDIDEVIERANKSQFGLAAGVWTENVKTAHYVASKVRAGTVWVNCYNVFDAASPFGGFKQSGLGREMGSYALNNYTEVKSVWLNLN
- a CDS encoding YhdT family protein — protein: MKDYHDDPRFRIAHREALIGLGLAIINFIIWYGFAYGLGSKNPSEYTYVFGFPTWFFYSCIVGFIVMVILLSLVVRFVFQDISLDEEEKSEE